CTCCGTAAATCAGATTGATATCATATACTACTGATTTATTCGATATTGATTGGATGAAGCGTAATGAGATACAAGATAcaaccatgtatacacacacacgcacacacacacacacacaacacatatatatactcacaaaaggccaaatatagatatgcataagtgtgtatgcatgtatgtatgagtgtgtatatatcatatattatatatatatatatatatatataatatatatatatatatatatatattacaggtgaAAAGTTCGGGGGAAGGTTCCGCGTGGTGGTagatataaaataagatttaagGTAAAAAAGCTCAGAAATCTTGTTTGTGCAGATAAAGATTATTTAATCCATTACAGTATGTACAGAGTCAGCCGGTTTCGCTTCGATAATCTTGACTCAGTGTTATGTAatcataataaatttttgatttgattttgcaTAGAAGTAGGTATCAAAACTATATCATACCTACTTCTACGCAAGattaaatcaaatatttaatatgaTTTCATAACACTGCGTCATAATTATcgaagcgaaaccggtcgactcctgtgtcaagtccaacaggaaacggtgtctCCCAaggttaaataacagtagcattcttctctttcatgggactgtctcattaagttgacaacatactatcactttactcataactttttccttttaaaacttcattgcatgagattgataccatgaacttcctcgaattgagctctatcatttaagcttaattaaaatatagtttgattttaaaataaaaaagttaattatacttaaatccaattttttgccttacttatattctttcatgatattttacctcacaacttttttgatacaaatttgtgttacatgggaccaaaactatgaaattcctcatgctttcttctatcattgaatctaagataaatatattttgtttttaagataTATTATTTAGACCTAAATTTGATTGGCggcgttacttactctcctataacgttgctacaaattttaaTGTAAGCTTTTTTCCACTGAACtaatctcaatttttttaatgccaaaatCTAGCTTGGGACCATTCCttttcaaaaatgtttacagttttcaattttgttaagaactgaattagcgacaaagCTCTGAAGATGCTGCGTGTGAGCAAATTGCGGCcctaagaatattattcaactatggtagtagttgaatgatacacacacacgcacgcacacacacatacgcatttagCATAAATAGCACAAAATATGACGTATACGTACTCTTTGATTATATAGTTCTTCAATGGTTGCTTTAGATTGCAATAGTCGACATCTTTGAAGAAGTAAAACAAAAGTATAACCACGACACTAACGATAAGGAAAATATAAACCCAGAGTTCAAACTGTTTTTTgctgtggaaaaaaaaagagaacaattaGGCGTACGATGTAACATTTAATATGGTTCTTTATATAGTTATTTGCggaggtgcatggtttagtggttagggtgtcagcatcatgatcgtaagattgtggtttcgattcctggaccgggcaacgcgttctgttcttgagcaaaacacttcatttaacgttgctccagtcctctcagctagcaaaaatgagtaacgctgcgatggattggctttaaaagggcgcatttatttttctgcgatggactggcgtcccgtccagctgggggaacacatacgccacagaaaccgggaaaccgggcccatgagcctgcctAGGCTTGAAATGGGCGACATTTTTttgtatagttatttatataaaacaagaaggctaatggctcagtggttagagcttcgggctcacagtcatgaggtattgagttcgattcctagactgggctgtcttgagcaagacagtttatttcacgttgctccagttcacttatctgtagaaatgagtttcaatgtcactggtgtcaagctgtatcagtctttgcctttcccttgggtaacagtGGTGGCggggagaggagaggctggtatgcatgggcgactgctggtcttccataaacaaccttacccaggaCTCGTGCCTTGAGGGGAAATTTCTAGATCcgatcccatggccattcatgaccgaaggaggttttactcttttataaaacaatttaaaaatgaaatataatgtacTTTAAAAAAATGGCTCTTGTGATTTCTTTGTAGGAAAAATATTATGCAAGGTgggttggtagaattgttaacgcgtcgaacaaaatgtcttgcagtatttcatccaacTCCTTCTGTTCTGAGGTCAATCGCGCAGGGGGGTAGTTCTaccttttcttcttttcggggGTTCGATGAAATATGATGCAGCTATCGAATattagagtcgatgtaattgctGATGTTGCGCCAAAATAAGGAACggttaaaaagtttaaaaagaaaacaatagggCGGTGAacggaagaatcgttagcacgctggacaaaatacttagcggcattgcgTATggcctttgcgttctgagttcaaattccaccgaagtcaattgtaccttccatcctttctggTCCGATAAGATAAGCACCAGTtcaacactgaggtcaatgtgatcgactatcctccaacccacaaaatttcaggccttgtgccaaaattagagagaaatattactattgtatacatataggcgcaggagtggctgtgtggtaagtagcttcctaaccaactacatggttccgggttcagtcccactgcgtggcatcttgggcaagtgtcttctgctatagccccgggccgaccaatgccttgtgagtggatttggtagacggaaactgaaagaagcctgtcgtatatatgtatatatatgtatgtgtgtgtgtttgtgtgtctgtgtttgcatgacaaccgatgctggtgtgtttacgtccccgtcacttagcggttcggcaaaagagaccgataaaataagtactgggcttacaaagaataagtcccggggtcgatttgctcgactaaaggcggtgctccagcatggccgcagtcaaatgactgtaacaagtaaaagagtatacattcgtggaggcacatggcctagtggttagagcagcggactcacggtcgagggatcgcgagttcgaatctcagactgggcgatgtgtgtgtttatgagcaaaacacctaaagctcctcgcggctccggcagaaggtaatggcgaacctctgctgactctttctccacaactttctctcactctttcctcctgcatcttgcagctcacctgcgacggaccggcgtcccgtccaggtggggaaccaatACACCAAGGAaagcgggaaaccggccctatgagctagGCGTGGCTCACGAAggaacaaaaaatacatacattcacatacctacacacaaaaCGGGACAAAATTGCTTTCGGGTCCCGGAAAGTGCTGTTCTCTCAAAATTCAAGGAGGCTGAgagtgttttgctttcttttaaggGAATATCgccgcaaacacatacacacacgtatccacACTACGTACCACActtaatttcataaaatattctaaaatgtaTGTCGAATGTATCATGTAATTGGAACAACAAACATGAGGGTTACACATTTAAGGGACGTTTGCGGGCATCTACCTGCGTGGCATAAATTTGCTTCACCAGAGTTTGTCTGGAGATAATGTACTCCGACTCCATTCGAAACATTTAATGCGAACTGAATAACTTACAGGTCTTCTTTAGTCTTTTCTTCACAACAAGTATATTCTACACCTCCTTCAGGTTGGCAGCAACGTGGCTTTTCTGGATCTGGACAATAGTAAACATTAGCAGGGCGGTCGCCCAATTCCTCGGCCTTCAGACATTTCACCCCTTCGTCTGAAATATATAAGATCCTTTCAGGTTTATTCATATAAAGGAGCATATTTCAAaggtacattcacacacaatgacacatgtACAATAACGTACTCAAACATGCAAGATCTCCGACAAAAAAGACTGCATAAGATATCGATGCATTTAACAAAGCTCTTAATGTAGGTAGAACGCCGATTTTCTGGACACTGATGACCCAAAGCCTTCTATAATCCACTCAAATTCACAAGCAAGAACATTTAATATGATTTCATAACACTGCGTCATAATTATcgaagcgaaaccggtcgactcctgtgtcaagtccaacaggaaacggtgtctCCCAaggttaaataacagtagcattcttctctttcatgggactgtctcattaagttgacaacatattATCACTTTACTCATAACTTTttccttttaaaacttcattgcatgagattgataccatgaacttcctcgaattgagctctatcatttaagcttaatgaaaatatagtttgattttaaaataaaaaagttatttatacttaaatccaattttttgccttacttatattttttcctgatattttacctcacaacttttttgatacaaatttttgttacaaatttttgatacaaatttttgttacaaatttttgatacaaatttttgttacAAATTTTTGATACAAATTTCCGCAGCTGCCAGGCGAGTTTGCTGACCCCTTTCACAGTACAGTATTAACGAGTAGTAAAGTaaagttccttctcgagtcacatAGACGCACAAGGCCggtttctctggtgtatatatactctctacctggatgggacacctgcccgttgcaggattactcattttaaccagctgagtggactgggagcaacgtgaaatgaagtgttttgctcaagagcacaacgcttcgtccggttcaggaatcgaaaccacaatcttacgatcatgagttcaacgccctaactactaagccacgcgtcttcacaCAGTATTAATAAGCATTTATAATAACGTataggtacctgtatttcatttaactaattaagtaaatttaatatttgtttaacttACTAAATTACGAACAGGGACTTCAGATCTCTGTGCCCACCAGACTAGATTGCTGGTACCTTGCACAGACCAATACCTTGCACAATACagtattaataaacttgtattatttatattaatgtgcAGGTGttagtatttcatttaattatttaaataaatttaatattcgtTTACTATCGGGCGTGTTGACTAAGGTGGCCCACCCCTGGTTCGGAAAACTCAGTAGGAAAAGCTTTGGAGCCAAAAGTTCCAGAAAATCGATGTTATTCTTGTAATAAAATCAGTGAACAGTAAATAAAATACGCGGACAGGAAACATAATTAGTGTTGATTGAATTaattattgtggaggcacatggcctagtgactagagcagcggattcgtggtcgtggtcgtgggatcgcgggttcgaatctcagaccgggcgatgtgtgtgtttatgagcgaaacacctaagctccccgcggctccggcagaaggtaatgacgaacttctgctgactctttcgccacaactttctctcactctttcctcctgcatcttgtcgctcacctgcgacggaccggcgtcccgtccaggtggggaacctatacgccaaggaaagcgggaaaccggcactatgctccacaaggggaaaaaaaattaagaagaagaagagaagaagtaaTTATTGGAGGTTTGCATATAGAACTAACATGCTGAAGATGTTCGAAGAACAGAGGGTTCTATAAATTTGGAAGAGATCTTTTAGGCAAATGACCAAACAATTCGGCTGCAGTTTGGGAAGCGGGAGAGCTCTAGGGTTGTATCATGCACGGAGGAGCCCGTTACTATACTTGTTGAGGTTACGACGCTGAGTAAGATCTATCCAGTTTATAGGGGTTGGTAATAAGCGTCGTAGACAAGGTCGTCTTAGTAACGGTATAGACCTCTAGGCAACTAAATGCAGGGGAATCTACAGTATTTATTAACTGACAGCAAGCCACAGCATATATAGATCAGAATTCGGTTCCTATACCCGTGGGGCTCCCGGGCACCTGTCATGTGTGTTCATGCCTTAAGACGGTAGTAGCTGCCGGTCATGTCTTCACCTGAGCAATTGTAGCGTAGCTCTGATTGGCTATATGAAAATGAGTTCATTATTGAgctccggaactctcgtgggagaAAAGAAATTCGCGGgcaggacgccggtctgtcgcaagaTTGCACATTTTTGGCAG
This sequence is a window from Octopus sinensis unplaced genomic scaffold, ASM634580v1 Contig15495, whole genome shotgun sequence. Protein-coding genes within it:
- the LOC115230408 gene encoding uncharacterized protein LOC115230408: MVSLRLQIYLCVLLSINFAIGTKVADEGVKCLKAEELGDRPANVYYCPDPEKPRCCQPEGGVEYTCCEEKTKEDLKKQFELWVYIFLIVSVVVILLFYFFKDVDYCNLKQPLKNYIIKEYVYVIFCAIYAKC